The following DNA comes from Clupea harengus chromosome 9, Ch_v2.0.2, whole genome shotgun sequence.
CTAAGAACCTGTGTGTGCTTGGCActatgctgtctgtgtgtgtctgtgtgtgtgtgtgtgtgtgcgtgcccgtgtgtttgtgtgtctgtgtgtgtgtgtgtctgtgtgtgtgtgtgcgtgcgcccgtgtgtttgtgtgtgtgtgtgtgtgtgtgtgtgtgtgtgtgagagtgatgccttttttgttatatttagtgtgtgtggaatgtgctgGATGCACAGAGCCTGGCCTGTGTTTATGTTAACTTGGCAGCACAGGCTTCAGTTCAGTACCCTCTTCTTGACCCTGTGTGGGAGGCAAGCCTGCcgctgcgtgtgcgtgtgtgtgtgtgtgtgtgtgtgtgtgtgtgtgtgtgtgtgtgtgtgtgtgtgtgtgtgtgtggtgagatggGGCAGATGATAAAGGCCCCACTTCCTTGGTTCACCACCTGTTTACCAACACCTGTTGCAAGGCCATCTGGTGAGTACCTGTTGAACTGGAGATTCCTCTGCTGTCAGAGGGCTATATACCTCAGACACTCCTACCCGGGGCAACTGGTTTCAGTGTCTCAAGCGCCTCCACTCCGGAATGTTCTAGCCTTCGATGGGCTTTACAgttcaaccccctcccccctcttcttctctccctctctcccacctcgCCCCTCTGTGCGAGATGCAGGGGGAGAGACCTTCACTGGTGCTAATTAACCCCACAGGGAGCtttaatgggaaacaaacatacaggCACCACTGAATGTTTTTTCGTTTCCCCAATGTACGAGGTGACAcggggggcgaggggggggggggggggtcttactTGGAACAAAACAAACTCCTATAGTGTCTTTTAGTCCTTCCGGAGGggacttttgttttgtcatACATAGTCAAACGTGAGACTCAAACAGGGCAGGATAGAGCATAAAGACAGGagtaataaaaagaaaatatatgtcTATAATCCAAAGAATGTATGATCATGAAAACCGCCCACTGTTACACAGATGTGCAAATCATCTGTCAGCAAGGTGATACTATCTCTATGTGCAGTCAGTGCAAATTAGTGCGGGGGAGGGATGATTAGCTTAGTAAGGCCGTGGAAAAACCTTATGGTGATGGGAAGAATGGACCTATGGTGTTCAGTTCACACCAAGGCAAGATAAATCTATCACTGAATGAATCTATTGCTCCTCCTCTCAGGCAGTGTGCTGTATAGCTAAATAGACATTGTCCATGACGGCGAACAGTAGGTGGCTTTCACAATAGTCAATCCACTCCAGTCTGTCAGGTGAACATTACTGCACAGCCAGACCGTGTGTTCCACCATGTTAAAGTCCTTGTTGTTCCACCATGTTAAAGTCCTTGTTGTTCCACTGGCTGGTGAGGTGAGTGAGCGCTCCCGTGTTTTCACTTgagcgagagtgagtgtgagtgtgcctttTGGCAGGATTACGGCATCTGCAGCCAGTCTTATGATGGATTACCGGGGTAAGACTACTAATGCTGATTCACTCTAATTGTCTGCTCCTGTCAGCGGACAGTTGGATCGCGTGGATTACCATGGCTGGTGCCCCCAGGGGCAGTCATGATCACCCTCACTGACGGGCATCTGGCCCCTGCACTAAtcaaccccccctcctctaATTCACCCCCCACTGCCACTGCCCTCTCTGCTTAGTCCCTGTGCCAGCTCTGTCCACCAGTGCCCTCCACCAGACACAGCGCTGTGGTGTTGACTCTCCTGCTCTGTGCTTCTGCCGTCTTAAACAGCACTGGGCTATGGGTGGTTCGGCCGTCTTAAACAGCACTGGGCTATGGGTGGTTAGGCCGTCTTAAACAGCACTGGGGTATGGGTGGCTCCTGGTGATTCAGTTTCACATTGTCAAGTTACTTGATTCAAAGCATGTAGaatcacacaccccccccccccccccccccaaacggATGTCTGTTTGAAATGTGAACCACAAATATGTTGTTTTCTTGCATGTAGAGAGAAAATAAGGTCACCCACTAAACTTAGACACGTGACGCATAAGAGCCTAGTTATTATGTTCACGAGTGATGTTTGTGTAAGCCCTTCATTGCATGTTACTGATAACATGTCAATGATTGGACAACTCCCAAGGTCAGACAGGCACTTGTAGTGCATGCATTGAACGGTCTCAGCCACTACCCCTCAGAGAAGACATGAGGACAGGAAACACCATCTAGATGGGTTACACACCACTAAGGGGCCGTCCACACCACAGCagaatgttttgaaaacaatgtttttttctttgcgtTTTCAAATACTTTCGCATCCATATGACAATGTTTTGAGGAGTTTGGGGGGGAACTTCGGTCACACTGATTCGCAAGAACTAGTGAAACACTGTACTGGCCCACGTATCAAGAGTTCCACAGGATTTGTTCTTGCTGGCCTGGTGTTTGATGGTGTCAAAATTTGAAACTCAACGCTGCATGTTTCAATAACAGTCTTTGTTACAAACGTAATGAGCCTTTTAAAATGTAGCCTTCATCTAGATTGATGAAAGAATGACTATGTCCTCAAATCACTGACTGTTACCAGGATGCCATCCTGGGATGGGTAGGCTATTTGGATATTTGGGGTGGGCAAATAAATTCAACATGAATAGGTGATATCCAAATTCTTCCATGAGCTGCAACTTCCTCAGTGAAGTGAATGACTTACCCTGCTCACATTATATCACATTATATCAGACCCAGAGAAGGCTTTGGCTGCTGATGCTTTAGATAGGTTATGTCCTCATCTTAGAAATGGATCAAATTGTCAGATCCCCACAATGTGTATGACCATCAAAAATAGATTTTCTATTCAGATGTTCTATTCTTTACTACTGAGGACACGTGAAGACTTTGTTGGGTGGAGTTTAGACTGAAGATTCACGGAGAATGAAATGTGATTGGATAAAGTTGAGGACGTGTCGTCATCATTTTCAAATGGTTCCATATTAACCTGTCTCCATGGCGACGGAAGGATTGTGTTTTCAAAAGATTCTACTCTGTAGCCCGTTTTCAAAAGTTTGCATTTTCAGACCCTTGTCTTGTTGGACACATTTTTTCGTGTGGAAAAAGTCCAAAACGCAACCAAACTCTCCAGTTTCCTGAAAACCTAGGAGGGCCAGGTCAATCAACCACACGGCGATAGAGGATTGATTTTATAAGGCACATAATTGCCCTCTTCACATCCTGTTTTCCCCCATGCTTtcctagtctctctctcccccagaagAGATTGGTGCCTTTGAGCATAGATAAGCTAGGTTGAAGATTACTGACTGTTATGGAAGTGTATACCCTTATCTGCAAACAGTATGTTTGAGATGGGGGCAGGCACCCGAGGCTTGTGTAAGGAGCCTCTCTGACCCTGCCCTGCCCAAGGTTGGCAGTTTGCCCCTATAGCTTCATGCTGCTCTTAGGTCACGCTGACCTCATTTGCAGGTGTCCGTTTGGccggtggtgatggtggtggtgagggggggggctcGGAGAGATCCGCTGAGGCAAGACAAGGAGATAGTGGAGAGCTTTGAGCAGCCCTAATCAGATTTGCTTGGCTCTTTGTGAAGAGGTGCATTTGTGATTAAGCCTTTcttgatttttattttaatgagtCAGAGTATGTTGCCCATAAAACCACCATTTTCCTTAAAGATACAGAGCataatatttgtatgtatactgtgtgtttgtacattattgggtgtgtgtgtgtgtgtgtgtgtgtgtgtgggtgtgtacatgtacatgtacatgtttgtgcCTGATGTGTTGTAGTGTATGTGACAGGCATTCAAGTTGTAAGCGATCGCTCACATTTCAacttctccatctccccctatTGTTTACGTGCTTGGCTTTGGCAACGAGCAGATTGTTCGTGTTCCAAACAAAGGGTAGAGTGACATGATCCTGTCACTCTACCCTTCcccagtcagagtgtgtgtttcacaccGGCTGTGCCCATGTCAGTTTGGGTGCTATTACTACGGAGGTAGCTGGGGCATTCCTTCATGCCTAGTGTCACATTGCGTGTGGTTACAGGACACAGGGACACCTATGCTTATAGAGGAGCCATTACGCAAGCACATGTCTGACATGCTGGGTTGTTATTAGTGTGCGGTTGCTAAGGTGTGAGTGCCTGAACCTGTCTTCAAATAACGCCGCCTCGCCCTGTCACTGCTTCTCCAAATATGACATATGTAGAGAACGTAGGTGTTTATTTAGACTTTTATCACTGTCAATTCTTGTTCTCAGTAATACAAAGtaatgtttgtctttttcttaaTAGATGTTATCTTTCCTTTGTGGGAAGCTGACACTATGTTTTAGAATGTTGTTTCTTTGAAATGGGATGGTGTTGACAATAATagtacttcttttttttctgacatgTTTTATGATCAGATCAGTAGATAAAGTACGTAAACTAATCAAGTAAGCTAATGTACTCTGGCTTTTTGACACTTAACAAGAGATCTTCTGTCagattcactctctctctctctgactatctCTAAGATGGGCATGAGGAACACGTGAACATTAGTAAAACgtgtgtgtcttccccactTTAAATGTGTCAGTCTCTAAAGGAAAGGCTTGGGGGCTAATGAAAACCAATGGGATTGACCTTTTTTTTAGTTGCCCTTCCCTACTTTAGAGTGAATGGAGATATAATTAACAGAAGTAgattaggacaaatggaactAATACAAATGGAATTTTTAAATGATGTGGGTCTTCTCAACCGATTCACTATTTACACATTATGAATACCACACATTTTACCATCACCGGTGGGTAAGGCAGGAAGTAGCACAGACTTAGTTTCAAAACAGGTTTCCAGCCGGATTCATATGCGAAGTGATGTTTTTGTAGGAACTAAATAGAAGAATGTTATGTTAATATTATGCTGAAATCCTTTGGTGTTCCCCTTTTGAGTGGGAGTAGTGAGCCTCAACAGGGATACAGAGAAGCAGTAGGTTAAAGAGTCAACAGGCAATCTTAATATAGCTGCTTGTGTCggtcgccatctagtggacatatGTTTGCTAACAACAAAAAGTGTTTTTCAGTGGGTTGCACCACAAAACCTTACAACCTCACAGACCCTTTCACTCATGCTCTTGCAGCCACCCTCccccgacccacacacacatgcacaccgcATCTCCTCCCctgaaccacacacatgcacactgcatCTCCTCCCccgacctacacacacatgcacactgcatCTCctctgaaccacacacacatgcacaccgcATCTCccctgaaaccacacacacatgcacactgcatctcctcacaaacacacacatgcacactgcatCTCctctgaaccacacacacatgcacacagcatctcccctgaaaccacacacacatgcacactgcatctcctcacaaacacacacatgcacactgcatCTCctctgaaccacacacacatgcacacagcatcTCCTCccctgaaccacacacacatgcacactgcatCTCCCAAGCGAGCTTCACTGAAGTCAGTGTAATTCTATCACTCATGATTAGCTAAATCAGTGCCAGTTGTCCATTGTGTCAGGTGTGCGGAGCAGATGTAGGGGGAACACAGGCAGTACAGCGAGGGGCCCAGGAGAGGGACTGGGAACCCCTGAACTAAATGAGTGTCGAGGCCTAATTTACAGACCTGGAAAATAGCCACTACTCGCTAGTTTCACAGCTCTGGTGATGGTTATTACACAGATGTGTGATAAGCCCAGTCTCTGAATGTCATCATTTCTTTCAGTCATAATCTACAATGTCTTCTCTCTTGTTCAGTTGAATTCTCGCATCTTGACTAAGTACACTACACATATTTGTGCAGGAAGGGGGCAGACGGGTGCACAAGTGTTAGTCGTGGTTGGTCTTCACCGGGCTCCCCTGTTAAACAGGTTTCTGTGCCCAGGACTAAACCTGATGCAACAGGTCTTGTCATTCTGAGCTAAACATtgatgtatctctctctctctctctctctctctctctctctctctctgtgtgtctgtaggtaaTCACCTGTTTTGGGATTGCGGTGTTCAGCTGCCGTTACGTGGGCTTTGCGGTGGTGGCCCTGCTGGTGGAGATCAACTCCGTCTTCCTCCACCTGCGTCAGTCGCTGCGCATGGCCAGCCTGGCCCAGACCACCGTCTACCGGGTCAACAGCATGCTCAACCTGGGCACCTACATGGTCTTCCGCATCGCCACGCTGGCGTGGATGACCCGCTGGCTGGTGCTCAACCGCGACAAAGTGCCCCTCGTCAGCTACACGGTGGGCAGCGTGGGCATGGCCATCATGACGGCCATGAACATCGTACTCTTCTACCGCCTCTTGCAAAGCGACTTCCTCAAAAGCAGCCGCGAGGgcaagaagaaggagaagtagGCGGGtgtatgggtgggggggggggggggccaaaCAAATCATCCCTCCCGCCCACGCATCTACCTCCCATTCCAGTCCTGCAGGGACCCTAAACACTTACATGACAGATGACTAGTGATCTAGACGGTTTGAAGCCTTTCCCAAATCGTGTGTCTTTTTAATGCTTCTGCCTGCTCAGTCATCTTGAAGGAATGAACAGCTCGCTATTGGTTATGTACCATGAAATGGAAGGAACTCCAGTGAGCATTTAAACCAATCATGTCTTAAAACAAAGTTGAAGTAAAGTGAGCAGTAAAAAATTCTCAGTCCTGTTGCCTTGAAATCACCTATAATGAATGGTTCACTGACAGCTCTAAGTGAACTGAATATTATATGAAATTAATGgatattatttatttcatttcttaCATATTACATAATTCTTTCTACCATCTCCCTGCACTGAAAATGTAACATGaattttatataaatatacacattatattattttaatcTATCCTCAAACACTAAAATGATAAGATACCAAGCCCCTTCAGTACTTACACCTGCTACCTCAAAAACCTGTAGCAGTTTTTAAGCTCCAACTGCTTTTCCATTTTTACACTCTTTCCTTTTCATACAGTGGTAGAATTATagaattctttctctctctccctccctctctgaagaCTGTCACTTTTCTTTAAAAGTGTCTCTGTTTTGGTTTGGCCATGTGAAACAGCCATATTTGAAGTGACCACTGGAAAATAGCTGCCTGATTGTAgtggtgtgtctttgtgctctTCCCTTCCTGTGGTCACGTTTGATCATCCGTGTGAGAACGGACAACAATCAGACCATTGACACAACTGACGAAGAAACAGAGAAATGGCTCCTGTTTCCACTGGTGTGTTTCTCTTCAGAGGTCCTATTGTGTTGAGGAGTTCAAATCGAAATGCTGGAGCTGTGCTGGTTACCATAACGATTGCTATGGCTACCATTGGAGAGCAAGGGAGAATTATAACTCTCCCTGCAATAATGACCACAAGAGATGCCAGGTcatcaaaaagaaaacagacagtGATAGCCTtcggttgaacagatacagtcTGTAGGTGGCAGCCTCTGTACATACTAAGACAAAGTGACCTCATAACAGTCTCAGCCAAGATATCTCTGGCCATTCAAAAGCCTCCATCAACAACCTAATAGACCTAATGCCTAACGTGCGCTGAATGTTTTGTAATGAAGTTTTTGGTGGATAATTTATTTGTACTGTTGAAAGTTCATGGTAATTTGTCATagatgaaataaattgacataaattgtcctttttttaattaatggcAGTA
Coding sequences within:
- the tlcd2 gene encoding TLC domain-containing protein 2; translated protein: MELPSVILTTGSSVCFFKLVNCGISKLSMPESACRNAWKWRNISTSFVHSLITGIWAVLCFYLHPRMAEDLIATYSVFSHALVSVSIGYFIYDFLDMVLNQKLSQSWELLFHHCVVITCFGIAVFSCRYVGFAVVALLVEINSVFLHLRQSLRMASLAQTTVYRVNSMLNLGTYMVFRIATLAWMTRWLVLNRDKVPLVSYTVGSVGMAIMTAMNIVLFYRLLQSDFLKSSREGKKKEK